The Actinocorallia herbida DNA window GAACCGGACGCAGGTGCCGGTGCGGAACCGGGTCGATGGCAGGCATGAGCCCAGCCTAGTCTTCAATGAGACTAATTAAACAGATATAATCTAAATTGTTCAACCACTGTCCTGCTTCAGGAGGAGAACCATGAAGGTCGCAGTCATCGGGGCGGGAACCATGGGCGCGGGCATCGCGCAGGTGTGCGCCACGGCCGGGCACGAGACCTCGCTGATCGACACCTCGTCTGAACAGCTGGCTCGCGCCGAAGCCGCCACCCGGGCGAGCCTTGAGCGGTTCACGGCCAAGGGCACGCTGAGCGCCGCGGAGGCCGAAGCCGTGCGGCGCCGCCTGCACCCGGGCACGGACCTGGCAGCGGGCGCGGCCGGCGCCGACGTGGTCGTCGAGACGGTCGTGGAGGATCTTGAAGTGAAGCGCGACGTGTTCCGCGAGGTGGTCAAGGTGGCAGCCCCGGACGCGCTCCTGGGCACCAACACCTCGCAGTTGTCCATCACCGCCATCGGAGCCGCGATCCCCGGAGACACCGGCCGGGTCGTCGGGCTGCACTTCTTCAACCCGCCCGTTCTCATGCGGCTCGTCGAGATCGTCCAAGGCGTCACGACCGACGAACGGACGATCCAGCGCGCCGTGGAGTTCGGGCGCGGCCTCGGAAAGGAGACCGTCGTCTGCCGCAAGGACAGCCCTGGTTTCCTGACCTCCCGCATCAGCGCGATCGTCCGCCTGGAGTGCCTGCGTATGCTGGAGGAGGGCGTCGCAGACGCCGAGGACATCGACCGGGCACTGAGGCTCGGCCTCAACTTCCCCATGGGCCCGCTGGAGCTCGGCGACTTCAACGGCCTCGACACCTATCTGAAGATCCTCACCTCGCTGGAGCAGACGCTCGGCGAGCGCTTCAAGCCGACCGTCACCCTGCGGAACCTGGTCGCCGCCGGACGGCTGGGCCGCAAGACCGGGCACGGGATCTACCGCTACGACGCCGAGGGATGCCGGATCAGCGAACCGGAATCCGCCTGAGTCATGGCGAAGGCGGGGCGGGAGCGCACGCTCCTGCCCCGCCCTCACACGGTCAGCCTCCTTGGGTAAGGAGGCTCCACGCCCCTCCGGGCCCGGCGGCCACGACCGACTCGCCCAGTTCAGCGGCCCAGGCGGCCTCGGTGCCCGCCTCGTCGCGCCAGGACCACAGCCGGGTGGTGAGGCGTCCGAGCACGTGCTCGTCGGTGAACCCGATCGCCCCGTGCACCTGGTGGGCGATCCGTGCGATGACGCCCGATCCTCTCGCCGCCTGGACCTTCGCCGCTGCCACCGCCGTCCCCGC harbors:
- a CDS encoding 3-hydroxyacyl-CoA dehydrogenase family protein — its product is MKVAVIGAGTMGAGIAQVCATAGHETSLIDTSSEQLARAEAATRASLERFTAKGTLSAAEAEAVRRRLHPGTDLAAGAAGADVVVETVVEDLEVKRDVFREVVKVAAPDALLGTNTSQLSITAIGAAIPGDTGRVVGLHFFNPPVLMRLVEIVQGVTTDERTIQRAVEFGRGLGKETVVCRKDSPGFLTSRISAIVRLECLRMLEEGVADAEDIDRALRLGLNFPMGPLELGDFNGLDTYLKILTSLEQTLGERFKPTVTLRNLVAAGRLGRKTGHGIYRYDAEGCRISEPESA